In Papaver somniferum cultivar HN1 chromosome 1, ASM357369v1, whole genome shotgun sequence, a genomic segment contains:
- the LOC113276331 gene encoding uncharacterized protein LOC113276331, which produces MISKTHIPEDRDYEHEDSSSDGDVSAITEARLCTMIEKHSDDLMCKMFPQSLAGGAMKWFNKLPEQSIGTYHELAYQYDQIGVYGSLVKRPPKTLEGLYDRVKEYARVEDDSKARETRYVNRSSNHPNDWRKKKSKNGSSGQHNDRGEVRENNQGERMEIGYQKIHDLKLTPLNIQLAELYEKISKDLSPPRPFPAETRDKRDRRKNCKFHKYHGHKTENCRALQIEVQRMIDAGKLQEYVKKDFGKGPGKFGTTHVIKAHVINVSHARIHSMSRRASEDETRRKLRQLKEWYLTNHIDFVSGNGAEIRELRCTKIEFYEADMIDVYSPHNDDTIITAWIGLFRVHRILVDTGSPVSVLFSGAYSSMNLPDELIEEDENPIIGFSGEVTKAIGKVKIPITVDDKSVLGNFLLLYCRAPYNAIVGRDWLHEIGAVTSSYHQCLNFLALERVVKIRSEQMATSVMRVLWMSTRSQKLAGTKSCESSRNSNYRILSLQNHIWERSITHTM; this is translated from the exons ATGATATCTAAAACTCATATTCCAGAAGACCGCGATTATGAGCATGAAGACAGTTCCTCAGATGGCGACGTGAGCGCAATAACAGAAGCTCGCCTTTGCACGATGATCGAGAAA CACAGTGATGATTTGATGTGCAAAATGTTTCCACAGTCACTGGCTGGAGGAGCAATGAAATGGTTCAATAAACTCCCGGAACAGTCAATCGGTACTTACCATGAATTG GCGTACCAGTACGATCAAATAGGTGTGTACGGTTCCTTGGTCAAGAGACCACCAAAGACTCTGGAAGGACTGTATGATCGAGTGAAAGAATATGCTCGAGTGGAGGATGATTCCAAAGCTCGAGAGACGAGATATGTTAATAGATCATCCAATCATCCAAATGATTGGAGGAAAAAAAAGTCGAAGAACGGTTCGAGCGGCCAGCACAATGATAGAGGTGAAGTCCGAGAGAATAACCAAGGTGAACGAATGGAAATTGGATATCAGAAAATTCATGACTTGAAGCTGACGCCATTGAACATACAGCTCGCAGAGTTGTATGAGAAAATCAGCAAGGATTTGAGCCCCCCTCGTCCTTTTCCAGCAGAGACACGTGATAAACGTGATAGGAGAAAAAACTGCAAGTTTCATAAATACCATGGTCACAAGACCGAGAATTGCCGTGCTCTACAGATCGAGGTCCAGCGAATGATCGACGCTGGAAAGCTGCAAGAGTACGTGAAAAAGGATTTTGGGAAAGGTCCTGGAAAGTTTGGTACAACACACGTGATTAAAGCACATGTGATAAATGTCAGTCACGCCAGGATCCATTCAATGTCCAGGCGGGCATCGGAAGATGAAACCAGGAGGAAGCTCAGGCAGTTAAAAGAATGGTACTTGACAAATCATATCGATTTTGTCAGTGGAAATGGAGCAGAAATTCGGGAGCTTAGGTGCACAAAGATCGAGTTCTATGAAGCAGACATGATAGATGTATATTCTCCACACAATGATGATACCATTATAACTGCTTGGATTGGCCTGTTTCGTGTACACCGGATTTTAGTGGATACAGGAAGCCCAGTAAGCGTGCTGTTTTCAGGAGCTTATTCCTCTATGAATCTGCCAGACGAATTGATCGAGGAAGATGAAAATCCAATTATTGGTTTCAGCGGCGAAGTTACAAAGGCGATTGGAAAAGTGAAGATTCCTATAACAGTGGATGACAAGTCTGTTCTAGGTAATTTCCTATTGCTTTACTGTAGAGCTCCCTACAACGCGATTGTAGGACGAgactggttgcatgagattggtgCAGTCACATCCTCGTATCATCAATGTTTGAATTTTCTTGCCCTTGAAAGAGTCGTAAAAATTAGGAGCGAACAGATGGCCACAAGTGTCATGAGAGTGCTATGGATGAGTACAAGAAGTCAGAAGTTAGCGGGAACCAAATCATGCGAGTCGAGCAGAAATAGCAATTACAGAATCCTCTCCCTCCAGAATCATATATGGGAAAGGAGTATCACAcataccatgtaa
- the LOC113340280 gene encoding tRNA-dihydrouridine(20) synthase [NAD(P)+]-like, giving the protein MDYQNKLILAPMVRVGTLPFRLLSADYGADITYSEEIIDHKFVKCVRRINESIGSIDFVDKGTENVVFRTCQEEQDRVVFQIGTSDAVRALTAAQIVCNDVAAIDINMGCPKAFSISGGMGAALLSKPELIHDILTTLKRNLDTPVTCKIRLLKSPSDTVELARRIEKTGVSALAVHGRKVEDRPRDPARWNEITDVVAALSIPVIVNGDVFEYEDFQRIKGATGASSVMVARGALWNASIFSPEGKLPWEEVKREYVRKSFIWDNCIKSTKHTLREMISHYSSLELPEGKAVIKSDTLADLAEYYGVR; this is encoded by the exons ATGGATTACCAAAACAAGCTCATACTCGCTCCAATGGTCCGTGTG GGCACGTTACCATTTAGGCTGCTTTCTGCTGATTATGGTGCTGATATTACTTATAGTGAAGAGATTATTGATCATAAATTTGTCAAATGTGTCCGCAGAATCAATG AATCTATTGGGTCGATTGATTTTGTCGATAAAGGAACGGAGAATGTCGTGTTTAGAACTTGTCAAGAGGAACAGGATCGAGTTGTATTTCAAATTGGGACTTCAGATGCTGTTAGAGCACTTACTGCTGCTCAGATAGT GTGCAATGATGTTGCAGCAATAGATATTAATATGGGTTGTCCCAAGGCGTTCTCTATCAGTGGAGGCATGGGTGCAGCATTATTGTCTAAGCCAGAGCTAATTCACGAT ATTTTAACAACACTAAAGAGGAACTTGGACACACCAGTGACATGTAAAATTCGACTTCTAAAATCGCCTAGTGACACTGTGGAACTAGCACGGAGAATTGAGAAAACTGGTGTTTCTGCTTTAGCTGTCCATGGAAG AAAAGTTGAAGATAGGCCTAGGGATCCTGCTAGATGGAATGAGATTACTGATGTTGTGGCGGCATTGTCTATTCCAGTTATAGTGAATGGTGATGTCTTTGAGTATGAGGATTTTCAGCGTATTAAAGGGGCAACAG GTGCCTCATCTGTGATGGTTGCTAGAGGAGCTCTGTGGAATGCCTCAATCTTTTCCCCTGAGGGCAAATTGCCTTGGGAGGAGGTGAAGAGAGAATATGTGAGAAAG AGTTTCATATGGGATAATTGCATTAAAAGCACAAAGCACACTCTACGGGAAATGATATCCCATTATTCATCTCTCGAACTTCCAGAGGGAAAAGCTGTGATCAAATCAGACACTTTGGCGGATCTTGC GGAATATTATGGGGTTAGATAA
- the LOC113324334 gene encoding E3 ubiquitin-protein ligase WAV3-like: MGTGWRRAFCTSIKRNPESPTSNIIPVTTADNNNNNKHQQRRSSSAKESQSQSPTPTSSAPSTPRSFIRFGFRSSSSTPKTASSTTPKTTPITNLRCRTTVANTTAASAPSSLHNSPRLHCKTSPTTPTFSTSTVSTPNTNSTIKTQSSSIKSTPRLFTSSSSAPSSPKSPSRFSLFKSSLRLTKNSCGVCLQSMKSGAGTAIFTAECSHSFHFPCIASHVKKHGSLVCPVCSTNWREVPLLALHKNQKKPEEIIKTVDDTKKQSQKASIYDDDEPLSSSPGCGGGGGRFNTIPEVDEEEEENDEEIKEFQGFFVDPNLTASFKSDSSYEQQQPKPSSSPEKISCQIIRHVEVKLLPVSAVISVGRRHETIAVAIKVKAPPPPARTSSASLLDPTRRAPIDLVTVLDVSGSMTGEKLLMLKRAMRLVISSLGSCDRLSIIAFSSIPKRLLPLRRMSSQGQKCARRIIDRLVIGQGSSVGDALRKATKVLEDRRERNPVASIMLLSDGHDEEQDNQNRNQNQQQHGSSKTRFSHMEIPVAENHQEPTEDAFAKCVGGLLSVVVHDLRLQIGFYSGSAPAEIAAVYSCTGKPTLLGSNSIRLGDLYAEEERELLVELKVPILKQQQQSPSQYIMSIRSCYKDPATQEIVFGKDQPLLVPGTSSIKSSAVSKIERLRNLFITTRAVAEARRLIQHNDLSNAFHLLNSTKSLLKQSNSDDSEYLVSLENELSELHWRRQNLLLQQQQQQFQYHYHQQQIQRRVVNEREPVFSVDENAEPLTPTSAWRAAEKLAKVAIMRKSMNRVSDLHGFENARF, encoded by the coding sequence ATGGGAACTGGATGGAGAAGAGCATTTTGTACATCAATCAAGAGGAATCCTGAATCACCAACATCAAACATCATCCCAGTTACAACtgcagataataataataataataaacaccAGCAGAGAAGATCATCATCAGCAAAAGAATCTCAATCACAATCCCCAACTCCGACCAGTAGTGCACCATCAACACCCAGAAGTTTTATTAGATTTGGATTtcgttcttcatcatcaacacctAAAACAGCATCATCAACAACACCTAAAACAACACCAATTACTAATCTAAGATGCAGAACCACCGTTGCAAACACCACCGCGGCATCGGCACCGTCTTCGCTACATAACAGTCCAAGGCTCCATTGCAAGACATCTCCTACTACACCAACATTCTCAACCTCAACAGTTTCGACACCGAATACTAATTCCACAATCAAAACTCAATCTTCATCCATTAAGAGTACTCCGAGGCTTTTCACATCTTCGTCTTCAGCTCCGTCGTCTCCGAAATCGCCGTCGAGATTCTCACTGTTTAAATCTAGTCTCCGGTTAACGAAGAACAGCTGCGGAGTATGTTTACAGAGTATGAAATCAGGAGCAGGGACAGCGATTTTCACAGCTGAATGTTCACATTCGTTTCATTTCCCATGTATTGCTTCTCATGTCAAGAAACATGGGAGTCTTGTTTGTCCTGTTTGTAGTACGAATTGGCGGGAAGTTCCATTGTTAGCTCTACACAAGAACCAGAAAAAACCAGAAGAAATCATCAAAACTGTTGATGATACCAAGAAACAATCACAGAAAGCATCAATTTACGATGATGATGAGCCGTTATCATCTTCACCTGGttgtggcggcggtggtgggaggTTCAATACAATCCCTGAagtcgatgaagaagaagaagaaaacgatgaagaaatcaaagaatTCCAAGGTTTCTTCGTAGATCCGAATCTTACTGCTTCGTTCAAATCAGATTCAAGTTACGAACAGCAACAACCAAAACCATCATCTTCTCCCGAGAAAATTTCCTGTCAGATTATCAGACATGTGGAAGTGAAATTGCTTCCGGTATCAGCTGTGATTTCAGTCGGAAGACGCCATGAAACAATTGCAGTTGCAATCAAAGTCAAagcgccaccaccaccagcaagaACAAGCTCAGCAAGTTTATTAGATCCGACACGAAGAGCTCCAATCGATCTTGTAACTGTTCTTGATGTCAGTGGAAGTATGACCGGCGAGAAATTGTTAATGTTGAAAAGAGCAATGAGATTAGTCATCTCATCACTTGGATCTTGTGATCGTTTATCAATCATCGCATTCTCATCGATTCCGAAGAGATTATTACCTCTGAGAAGAATGTCATCACAAGGACAGAAATGTGCTAGGAGGATTATTGATCGGTTGGTGATTGGTCAAGGTTCTAGTGTTGGCGATGCATTGAGGAAAGCTACAAAAGTACTCGAAGATCGCCGTGAGCGGAATCCGGTTGCTTCGATCATGCTTTTATCGGACGGGCATGATGAAGAACAAGATAATCAGAATCGGAATCAAAATCAGCAGCAACATGGTTCGTCGAAGACTAGATTCTCGCATATGGAAATTCCAGTGGCGGAGAATCATCAAGAACCAACCGAAGATGCATTTGCGAAATGTGTTGGTGGATTATTGAGTGTGGTGGTTCATGATTTGAGACTACAAATAGGATTTTACTCCGGTTCAGCACCGGCGGAAATTGCAGCGGTTTATTCATGTACAGGGAAACCAACATTATTAGGCTCAAATTCCATTCGACTCGGTGACTTATACGCCGAAGAAGAACGTGAATTACTGGTTGAACTGAAAGTTCCGATtctgaaacaacaacaacaatctccGTCTCAATATATAATGTCGATAAGAAGCTGTTACAAAGATCCGGCGACACAGGAGATAGTTTTCGGGAAAGATCAGCCGTTATTAGTCCCCGGAACGTCGTCGATTAAGTCATCAGCGGTGTCTAAAATAGAACGGTTGCGGAACCTGTTCATTACGACTCGGGCGGTGGCGGAAGCGAGGAGATTGATTCAGCATAACGATTTGTCGAATGCGTTTCATCTGTTGAACTCGACTAAATCGTTGTTGAAGCAGTCGAATTCTGATGACTCGGAGTATTTGGTGAGTTTGGAGAACGAGTTGAGTGAGTTGCATTGGAGAAGACAAAATCTGTTActccaacaacaacagcaacagtttCAATATCATTATCATCAGCAGCAGATCCAACGGCGCGTGGTTAACGAGAGGGAACCGGTTTTTTCGGTTGATGAGAATGCAGAGCCGCTGACGCCAACATCGGCTTGGCGAGCTGCTGAGAAGTTGGCTAAGGTTGCTATTATGAGGAAGTCTATGAATCGTGTTAGTGATTTACATGGCTTTGAAAATGCTAGATTTTAG